A region from the Actinomycetota bacterium genome encodes:
- a CDS encoding cytochrome c, translating into MLAATNTAGIVLLVLGAIFVLAAGAALYFRSRQKEQPLDIPRGMRPGPSDAALETPLLQKLQGWGVVLVAFFVVFIPYNWLREPSENLRQEEELLTLAFDRGELAVQNFSEENQLGVGCVRCHGPELRGGVIQSGDTLAYPPNLTNICAGPFGDPPHNAIFSQEDIYQVLEEGRNAMPSWSIRYQGALNDQQINDLVVYLVEMSSENVPFEDNVCLNPEASDRALAETDLNPRDP; encoded by the coding sequence CGTCCTGCTCGTGCTCGGCGCGATCTTCGTGCTCGCGGCGGGAGCCGCCCTCTACTTCCGCAGCCGGCAGAAGGAGCAGCCGCTCGACATCCCGCGCGGCATGCGTCCCGGCCCGAGCGACGCCGCCCTCGAGACCCCGCTGCTGCAGAAGCTGCAGGGCTGGGGCGTCGTGCTCGTCGCGTTCTTCGTGGTCTTCATCCCCTACAACTGGCTGCGGGAGCCCTCGGAGAACCTGCGCCAGGAGGAGGAGCTGCTGACGCTCGCGTTCGACCGCGGCGAGCTGGCCGTGCAGAACTTCAGCGAGGAGAACCAGCTCGGCGTCGGGTGCGTTCGCTGCCACGGCCCGGAGCTCCGCGGCGGCGTGATCCAGTCGGGTGACACGCTCGCCTATCCGCCGAACCTCACGAACATCTGCGCGGGACCCTTCGGCGACCCGCCCCACAACGCGATCTTCTCTCAGGAGGACATCTACCAGGTGCTCGAGGAGGGCCGCAACGCGATGCCCTCGTGGAGCATCAGGTACCAGGGCGCCCTGAACGACCAGCAGATCAACGACCTCGTCGTCTATCTGGTCGAGATGAGCTCCGAGAACGTGCCGTTCGAGGACAACGTCTGCCTGAACCCCGAGGCGTCCGATCGCGCGCTCGCCGAGACCGACCTCAACCCGAGGGATCCGTAG